From the genome of Culicoidibacter larvae, one region includes:
- the atpD gene encoding F0F1 ATP synthase subunit beta, protein MEKGKVVQIIGPVIDVWFENGHLPTIKHAVEVQVDADNTLIAEVAQHIGDGVVRCIAMGATEGLARGTVATDLGAPISVPVGDVTLGRMFNVLGQPIDGKEDVPADTKRRAIHQPAPEFFELNMDEEILETGIKVIDLICPYSKGGKTGLFGGAGVGKTVLIQELINNVAKHHGGLSVFAGVGERTREGNDLYYEMKESGVLAKTALVFGQMNEPPGARFRVALSGLSMAEYFRDEEHQDVLLFIDNIYRLTQAGSEVSALLGRIPSAVGYQPTLANEMGDLQERITSTKKGSITSVQAVYVPADDITDPAPATTFNHLDATTVLDRGIAALGIYPAVDPLGSSSRMLDPQIVGEEHYHVSQEVQQILQRYKELMDIIAILGIDELSEDDKVVVNRARRIRNFLSQSFTVAEQFTGKPGQYVPVSDTIRSFKEILEGKHDDLPEQAFLFVGTIEDAVEKAKTLQGDA, encoded by the coding sequence ATGGAAAAAGGTAAAGTTGTACAGATTATAGGACCAGTTATCGACGTTTGGTTTGAAAACGGTCATTTACCGACAATCAAACATGCAGTTGAAGTACAAGTGGATGCTGATAATACTTTAATTGCTGAGGTTGCCCAACATATTGGTGATGGCGTGGTACGCTGTATCGCCATGGGAGCAACTGAAGGGTTGGCACGGGGAACCGTGGCTACTGACTTAGGTGCACCTATCTCAGTTCCTGTTGGTGATGTAACATTAGGACGGATGTTCAATGTGCTTGGCCAACCAATTGATGGTAAGGAAGATGTTCCGGCTGATACGAAACGCCGGGCCATTCACCAACCGGCTCCGGAATTCTTTGAACTGAATATGGATGAAGAAATTTTGGAAACCGGAATTAAAGTTATTGATTTAATTTGTCCGTATTCAAAAGGTGGTAAAACCGGTTTGTTCGGTGGTGCCGGAGTTGGGAAGACGGTATTAATTCAAGAGTTGATTAATAATGTTGCCAAACACCATGGTGGCCTTTCAGTGTTTGCCGGGGTCGGTGAACGGACTCGTGAAGGGAACGACCTTTATTATGAAATGAAAGAAAGTGGCGTTCTTGCTAAGACCGCACTTGTCTTCGGTCAAATGAATGAGCCTCCGGGGGCGCGTTTTCGGGTTGCATTAAGCGGATTGTCAATGGCTGAATACTTCCGTGATGAAGAACATCAGGACGTATTATTGTTTATTGATAATATTTATCGACTTACGCAAGCTGGTTCTGAGGTTTCGGCACTTTTGGGGCGGATTCCTTCAGCGGTTGGATACCAACCGACATTAGCGAATGAGATGGGTGATTTGCAAGAGCGGATTACTTCAACGAAAAAAGGTTCAATTACCTCAGTTCAAGCGGTATATGTACCGGCCGATGATATTACTGACCCTGCACCGGCAACAACATTTAACCACTTGGATGCAACTACGGTACTTGATCGTGGTATTGCTGCTTTAGGTATTTATCCGGCAGTTGATCCGCTTGGATCAAGTTCACGGATGTTGGATCCACAAATTGTGGGTGAAGAACATTATCATGTGTCTCAAGAAGTACAACAAATCTTACAACGTTATAAAGAGTTGATGGATATTATTGCTATCTTGGGTATTGATGAGTTGAGCGAAGATGACAAAGTTGTCGTTAACCGCGCACGTCGTATTCGTAACTTCTTATCGCAATCATTTACTGTTGCTGAGCAGTTTACCGGAAAACCGGGACAATATGTACCGGTCAGTGATACAATTCGCAGCTTTAAAGAAATTCTTGAAGGTAAACATGATGATTTACCGGAACAAGCGTTCCTATTTGTTGGAACAATTGAAGATGCAGTTGAAAAAGCAAAAACATTGCAGGGAGATGCGTAA
- the atpG gene encoding ATP synthase F1 subunit gamma encodes MGNNINLIKKRLVTTKSTQKITSAMYLVSLAKLQKYQKRISVLKTYEDLAFEHIGMALAAAQKNAFLDIKYIRPVEDIKKVAYIAFSSNFGLCGGYNINMLSTLRNYIGERPNESYDIYMIGKTGEEKAEYFGLTIKKALSSGNDVLRYSELREAITKPVIDSFNAGDYDAIRVVYTQYINPLKQEVKVDQLLPLHELPSLENSDHFSVDMIFEPSPEAVLDYLIPKNIKSYTYICYLESQTSEEASRRMAMENANTNADKLIDELNLRFNRERQASITQEMSEIIGGSESLG; translated from the coding sequence ATGGGTAATAATATTAACCTGATTAAAAAACGGCTGGTTACCACAAAATCAACCCAAAAAATTACCAGTGCCATGTATCTGGTTTCATTAGCTAAATTGCAAAAGTATCAGAAGCGAATTAGTGTTCTGAAAACTTATGAAGATTTAGCCTTTGAACATATTGGAATGGCGCTGGCAGCGGCGCAAAAAAATGCGTTTCTGGATATTAAATATATTCGCCCGGTTGAAGACATCAAAAAAGTAGCCTATATTGCTTTTAGTTCAAACTTTGGACTCTGTGGTGGCTATAATATTAACATGTTATCAACTTTACGTAATTATATTGGTGAACGACCAAATGAATCATATGATATATACATGATTGGTAAAACCGGCGAAGAGAAAGCCGAATATTTTGGGCTGACAATTAAAAAGGCTTTATCATCAGGAAATGACGTATTGCGTTATTCGGAGTTGCGTGAAGCGATTACCAAACCGGTTATTGATTCATTTAATGCTGGTGACTATGATGCGATTCGGGTGGTTTATACACAATATATAAATCCCCTTAAGCAAGAGGTAAAAGTTGACCAACTTCTACCTTTGCATGAACTTCCGTCTTTGGAAAATTCAGACCACTTCAGTGTAGATATGATTTTTGAACCAAGTCCGGAGGCAGTGTTAGATTATTTGATTCCCAAAAATATTAAAAGTTATACATATATTTGTTATCTTGAATCACAAACCAGTGAAGAGGCTAGTCGCCGGATGGCAATGGAAAATGCAAATACCAATGCTGATAAATTAATTGATGAATTAAATTTACGGTTCAATCGCGAACGCCAGGCAAGTATCACCCAAGAGATGTCAGAAATTATTGGCGGAAGCGAAAGTCTAGGATAG
- the atpA gene encoding F0F1 ATP synthase subunit alpha has translation MKLQADELTTALTKQLKEYDKVVNQYEVGHVMTIGDGIAITDGLDNVVSGELVAFGQGSFGMALNLEAHNVGVVLLEESGDISEGTEVRRTGRVVEVPVGDMMLGRVVDPLGKAIDGGEPIKSDKYRPVERVAPGVMARKSVDTPLQTGIKAIDSMIPIGRGQRELIIGDRQTGKTSIAIDTILNQKDQDVYCVYVAIGQKNSSVAKVFSQLKKAGAMDYTVIVSAGASELAPLQYIAPYSGCAIAEEWMSQGKDVLIIYDDLTKHAVAYRAISLLLRRPPGREAYPGDVFYLHSRLLERSAHMNDEFGGGSITALPIVETQAGDISAYIPTNVISITDGQIFLQTDLFNSGQRPAIDTGLSVSRVGGDAQRSIIKKLSGSMRTELAQFFELQSFSQFASSVDAYTRAVLDRGQKLLEVIKQPVNEPLTMEEQAVFLYAVQNKYIDKVAVRDIQRYQTELLSFMHVQKQDVLDKVRNNPTLSDENVAAISAALDAFKNVFSASERD, from the coding sequence ATGAAATTACAAGCTGATGAATTAACAACAGCACTCACGAAACAACTGAAAGAGTATGACAAAGTTGTCAACCAATATGAGGTTGGACATGTTATGACAATTGGTGATGGAATTGCTATTACCGATGGTTTAGATAACGTTGTATCAGGTGAATTAGTTGCTTTTGGGCAAGGTAGTTTTGGTATGGCTTTAAACCTCGAAGCTCATAATGTCGGGGTTGTTTTACTTGAAGAATCTGGTGATATCAGCGAGGGTACTGAAGTTCGGCGTACTGGTCGGGTTGTAGAAGTACCGGTTGGTGATATGATGCTCGGCCGGGTTGTGGACCCATTAGGAAAAGCAATTGACGGCGGCGAGCCAATTAAAAGTGATAAATATCGTCCGGTAGAGCGTGTTGCTCCAGGGGTTATGGCACGTAAGAGTGTTGATACACCGCTGCAAACCGGAATTAAAGCAATTGACTCAATGATTCCTATTGGCCGCGGTCAGCGTGAGTTGATCATCGGTGACCGTCAGACAGGTAAAACTTCGATTGCTATTGATACTATTTTAAACCAAAAAGATCAAGATGTGTATTGTGTTTATGTAGCAATTGGTCAAAAAAATTCCAGTGTCGCAAAAGTATTCAGCCAACTGAAAAAAGCCGGAGCAATGGATTATACCGTTATCGTGTCGGCTGGTGCAAGTGAATTGGCACCGTTGCAATATATCGCGCCATATTCTGGTTGTGCGATTGCTGAAGAATGGATGTCACAAGGAAAAGACGTTTTAATTATTTATGATGATTTAACGAAACATGCGGTTGCTTATCGGGCAATCTCCCTGCTTTTACGTCGTCCACCAGGACGTGAAGCGTATCCCGGAGATGTTTTCTATTTGCATTCGCGTTTACTTGAACGTTCAGCACATATGAATGACGAGTTCGGTGGTGGTTCAATTACCGCATTACCGATTGTTGAAACTCAAGCAGGAGATATTTCAGCTTATATCCCGACTAATGTTATTTCTATTACTGACGGACAAATATTCTTGCAAACAGATTTATTCAATTCAGGACAACGGCCAGCTATTGATACCGGACTTTCGGTTTCACGGGTTGGTGGCGATGCCCAACGATCAATTATTAAAAAGCTGTCTGGGAGCATGCGTACTGAATTAGCGCAATTCTTTGAATTACAATCGTTCTCTCAGTTTGCGTCTAGTGTTGATGCTTATACTCGTGCAGTACTTGATCGTGGACAAAAATTACTGGAAGTTATTAAACAACCGGTAAACGAACCATTAACAATGGAAGAACAAGCAGTATTTTTATATGCTGTGCAAAATAAATATATAGATAAAGTAGCAGTAAGAGACATTCAGCGATATCAAACTGAATTGTTGTCATTTATGCATGTTCAAAAACAAGATGTATTGGATAAAGTTCGTAATAATCCAACCTTATCTGACGAAAATGTTGCGGCAATTTCAGCGGCATTAGATGCATTTAAAAACGTCTTTTCTGCAAGTGAGCGTGATTAA
- the atpH gene encoding ATP synthase F1 subunit delta — protein MSNTPVIAERYARALYNVEASKLVLDQLLAIQDAFNNIPQVFEFFGTPMLNYEQKEVIVAKIFEGSTENVLHFIQLLIRNKRIMYLKNIIPEYRRILLAEHGVELAQIVTATPVEEAFLQRFTTQIEALLNKKLEVQHQINKSIIGGVKVRIGSLVIDDSIENKLDMAKRDLLKRGVVHEITS, from the coding sequence ATGAGTAATACACCGGTTATTGCTGAACGCTATGCGCGGGCATTATATAATGTTGAGGCAAGTAAATTAGTATTGGATCAATTGCTGGCAATACAAGATGCTTTTAACAACATTCCCCAGGTATTTGAATTTTTTGGCACACCAATGTTGAATTACGAACAAAAAGAAGTGATTGTGGCTAAAATATTTGAAGGTAGTACGGAGAATGTTTTGCATTTTATTCAATTGCTTATTAGAAATAAGCGCATCATGTATTTGAAAAATATTATTCCCGAATATCGACGGATTTTATTGGCAGAACATGGTGTTGAATTAGCGCAGATTGTTACCGCAACTCCGGTTGAGGAAGCATTTTTACAACGCTTCACCACTCAGATTGAAGCGTTGTTAAACAAAAAACTTGAAGTTCAGCATCAGATAAATAAATCAATTATCGGCGGAGTAAAAGTTCGCATTGGCTCACTGGTTATTGATGATTCGATTGAAAACAAGCTGGATATGGCAAAAAGAGATTTATTAAAGAGGGGTGTAGTTCATGAAATTACAAGCTGA
- the atpF gene encoding F0F1 ATP synthase subunit B — MNQDVLNAIINLVIQVSTIAALGIVIYLVAWKPLMAMLDKRAETISKDVEDAEISNQEAQKLKIEARDKLQEIQSSASSVINDAKQMADKMQTDAEMQLQETLKKRQNDFDEQLRVEKQRAREEVAAQVVELSMAVAKTYLQDNVDQKDTEARMSELTKKLVNSNE; from the coding sequence ATGAATCAGGATGTATTAAACGCTATAATTAATTTAGTAATACAGGTTTCAACAATTGCCGCATTAGGTATTGTTATTTATTTGGTTGCTTGGAAACCACTGATGGCGATGCTTGATAAACGTGCTGAAACTATTTCTAAAGATGTTGAAGATGCGGAGATAAGTAATCAAGAGGCACAAAAATTAAAAATTGAAGCGCGTGATAAATTACAGGAAATTCAATCTAGTGCATCTTCGGTTATTAATGATGCCAAACAAATGGCAGATAAGATGCAAACCGATGCTGAAATGCAGCTTCAAGAAACGCTGAAAAAACGTCAAAATGATTTTGATGAACAGCTACGGGTTGAAAAACAACGTGCTAGAGAAGAGGTCGCTGCGCAAGTGGTTGAACTTTCTATGGCGGTTGCTAAAACATATTTGCAAGATAATGTTGATCAAAAAGATACTGAGGCACGGATGAGTGAACTGACTAAAAAGTTGGTGAATTCAAATGAGTAA
- the atpE gene encoding ATP synthase F0 subunit C — MDLGTGIAIAGVAIGAGIAVITGIGTGLGQGIGAGKVAEAVGRNPEAKGPVLTNTLITFAVAETPALYGFVVSMILIFLFLSNLMPK; from the coding sequence ATGGATTTAGGAACAGGAATTGCAATTGCTGGCGTAGCAATTGGCGCGGGTATCGCGGTAATTACCGGTATTGGAACTGGTTTAGGACAAGGTATTGGTGCTGGTAAAGTGGCTGAGGCTGTCGGGCGTAATCCGGAAGCAAAAGGGCCGGTATTAACAAATACATTGATTACCTTTGCGGTAGCGGAAACACCAGCATTGTACGGATTTGTTGTATCAATGATTTTAATCTTCTTATTCTTATCGAATTTGATGCCCAAATAA
- the atpE gene encoding ATP synthase F0 subunit C — MDLGTGIAIAGVAIGAGIAVITGIGTGLGQGIGAGKVAEAVGRNPEAKGPVLTNTLITFAVAETPALYGFVVSMILIFLFLSNLMPK; from the coding sequence ATGGATTTAGGAACAGGTATTGCGATTGCAGGTGTAGCAATTGGTGCAGGTATTGCAGTAATTACCGGAATTGGTACCGGCTTAGGGCAAGGTATCGGAGCCGGGAAAGTGGCTGAGGCTGTCGGGCGTAATCCGGAAGCAAAAGGGCCGGTATTAACAAATACATTGATTACCTTTGCGGTAGCGGAAACACCGGCATTGTACGGGTTTGTGGTATCAATGATTTTAATCTTCTTATTCTTATCAAATTTAATGCCAAAATAG
- a CDS encoding FoF1 ATP synthase subunit A, with product MYTLLTAEELGESLNAIFSFSEGVTIHIFGMDILIYNGVIFSLCAMLVITALAFFVRWHIKRSDIHKRPSRVIVVAEMILDFAKTNTGDMKFARLMTPFIATFFIYLIAINTAGFWGVDPPGSNIIIAFSLGITMFLLMHILSIIALKGRYFKQYIEPLPVLLPFNLIDFVSQPITVSIRIFGNMVAGVVIALLIKFAMSMIPFGAFLTFIPLSAWSFYADLFVGCVQSLVFVMLTINYIKERLEV from the coding sequence ATGTATACTTTATTAACTGCTGAAGAGTTAGGCGAAAGTTTAAACGCGATATTCTCTTTCAGTGAAGGGGTTACTATTCATATTTTTGGAATGGATATTCTTATTTATAACGGTGTCATATTCTCGTTATGTGCGATGTTAGTAATCACAGCGTTGGCATTTTTTGTCCGTTGGCACATCAAAAGATCAGATATTCATAAACGGCCATCACGAGTTATTGTGGTTGCCGAGATGATTCTTGATTTTGCTAAAACCAATACCGGGGATATGAAGTTTGCCCGGTTGATGACGCCGTTTATCGCGACATTTTTTATTTACTTAATTGCGATTAATACTGCTGGCTTTTGGGGTGTTGATCCACCTGGCTCGAATATTATTATTGCGTTCTCACTAGGGATTACAATGTTCCTGCTGATGCATATTTTGTCAATTATAGCTTTGAAAGGCCGATACTTCAAACAGTATATAGAGCCATTACCGGTATTGTTGCCATTTAACTTGATTGATTTCGTTTCACAGCCAATTACAGTTTCGATTCGGATTTTCGGGAACATGGTCGCCGGAGTTGTTATTGCATTGTTAATAAAATTTGCAATGAGTATGATTCCGTTTGGAGCATTTTTAACATTTATTCCCTTATCAGCATGGTCATTCTATGCCGACTTGTTTGTCGGATGCGTGCAATCACTCGTGTTTGTTATGCTGACAATCAATTATATTAAAGAGCGTTTAGAAGTTTAG
- a CDS encoding ATP synthase subunit I: MFSQEKEIKYPFIIIAAYGIIIAGISLIFWPAENVVLGILLGTVVSLLNLTQLYRALKRAVEQQNSSAVSGSLFLRLLLIVLGAVACWFLPMIFNPFAYIVGILIYPLAMKTTIFVIWLQGKFQGGVT, encoded by the coding sequence ATGTTTTCACAAGAAAAAGAGATTAAATATCCTTTCATTATTATTGCAGCGTATGGAATAATAATTGCAGGAATTTCATTGATCTTTTGGCCAGCAGAGAATGTTGTTCTTGGGATTCTATTAGGAACAGTAGTTTCATTATTGAATCTGACACAATTATATCGCGCATTAAAACGAGCAGTTGAGCAGCAAAATTCTTCAGCGGTGAGTGGGAGTCTTTTCTTAAGATTATTACTTATTGTTCTGGGGGCTGTCGCCTGCTGGTTTTTGCCGATGATATTCAATCCGTTTGCTTATATAGTTGGTATTTTAATATATCCGTTAGCGATGAAAACAACGATATTTGTCATATGGTTGCAAGGAAAATTCCAAGGAGGTGTGACATAG
- the rsmA gene encoding 16S rRNA (adenine(1518)-N(6)/adenine(1519)-N(6))-dimethyltransferase RsmA: MSVEYIATPKRTKELLNKYGFNFKKKFGQNFLIDNNVLNKIVVSAEIGPNDGVIEIGPGIGALTQHLATAAKKVVAFEVDKTLVPLLDETLADFRNVSVVFEDILTADVKQVIDSEFADCDRIHVVANLPYYITTPILNFLLTADLGLTSIVVMMQKEVALRLQSSEGSKEYGSLAIFVQMLADVDIALTVPRTVFMPQPNVDSAVLRLRLLEKPRYDVGEMKVFEQFVQAAFKQRRKTLANNWSELFGGKEQVYEVLTKAEINPNIRAENLSIAQFVNLFSLFNRL; this comes from the coding sequence ATGAGTGTTGAATATATTGCTACGCCTAAGCGTACTAAAGAGCTCCTGAATAAGTATGGGTTTAACTTCAAAAAGAAGTTTGGTCAGAATTTTTTGATTGATAATAATGTTTTAAATAAGATTGTGGTTTCTGCTGAGATTGGTCCTAACGATGGCGTTATTGAGATTGGCCCGGGTATTGGTGCGTTGACACAGCATTTAGCGACGGCAGCAAAAAAAGTTGTTGCTTTTGAGGTGGATAAGACGCTTGTGCCTTTGTTGGATGAGACGCTGGCTGATTTTCGTAATGTGTCAGTGGTTTTTGAAGATATTTTGACAGCTGATGTAAAGCAGGTTATTGATTCTGAATTTGCCGATTGTGATCGGATTCATGTGGTTGCTAATTTACCATATTATATTACCACACCGATTCTTAATTTTTTATTGACGGCTGACCTTGGTCTGACGTCAATCGTAGTTATGATGCAAAAGGAAGTAGCTTTACGCTTACAATCGAGTGAGGGCAGCAAAGAGTATGGTTCGCTGGCGATTTTTGTGCAGATGCTGGCGGATGTGGATATTGCGCTTACCGTGCCGCGGACAGTGTTTATGCCACAGCCGAATGTTGACTCGGCAGTTTTGCGGTTGCGACTTTTGGAGAAGCCGCGTTATGATGTTGGTGAGATGAAGGTGTTTGAGCAATTTGTTCAGGCTGCTTTCAAACAACGACGGAAGACTTTGGCGAATAACTGGAGTGAATTATTTGGTGGTAAAGAGCAAGTTTATGAAGTTTTAACAAAAGCGGAAATTAATCCTAATATTCGTGCTGAAAATCTAAGCATTGCCCAATTTGTTAATCTTTTTTCACTATTTAATAGATTGTAA
- the rnmV gene encoding ribonuclease M5 produces the protein MKQKPRIDAVIVVEGRDDTIRLRTFFDVDTIETNGSALTNATIETIRQVQKERRVIVLTDPDYAGEKIRTKLSQALPEIEHAFVLRDDAHDHRGKIGVEAASAAALQHALGHVQTAQAAVETFSWQAMIDFGLVGNKQRRRFVAERLHLGEVNAKQCFKRLNMFGVSEDAVADVLKEWNE, from the coding sequence ATGAAACAAAAACCAAGAATTGATGCAGTAATAGTTGTAGAAGGTCGCGATGATACCATTCGCTTGCGAACCTTTTTTGATGTAGATACAATTGAAACCAATGGGTCAGCTTTAACTAACGCAACCATTGAAACCATTCGCCAAGTTCAAAAAGAACGCCGTGTTATTGTGCTGACTGACCCTGACTACGCCGGTGAAAAAATTCGCACCAAACTCAGTCAGGCGCTGCCTGAGATCGAGCACGCCTTCGTGCTGCGCGATGATGCTCACGATCATCGCGGTAAAATCGGCGTCGAGGCCGCGAGCGCCGCTGCGTTGCAGCATGCGCTCGGCCATGTGCAGACAGCACAGGCGGCGGTGGAGACTTTTTCATGGCAGGCGATGATTGATTTTGGTTTGGTTGGCAACAAACAGCGACGCCGTTTTGTGGCGGAGCGATTACATCTCGGCGAAGTGAATGCTAAGCAGTGTTTTAAGCGCTTGAATATGTTTGGCGTGAGTGAAGATGCGGTTGCAGATGTGTTAAAGGAGTGGAATGAATGA
- a CDS encoding murein hydrolase activator EnvC family protein — MKSKTFKIILSAALLVAVVGVMSYVKPEPVQACDTVEECQAEYDRIREEREANQSKLAGYKDDYEGIISKISTLNDSITQTEAQISVIEATIVALQTKIDELQASIDAKNELVMGRMEAMQLQNKGNVYIDFILNASSLADMVSRSEAITQITQADKDLIHQIREQKDEIVKSQDEQVTKQNELIAVRDDLQSQKDEQDQLQIALIEKIHASEALEEELALAEDTSAQQLANISGKVPPTSGAFGLPTANGIITAGYLDPDYGFSSDHLGTDIAWNYGSEIYSIGTGVVAETVTGCGGCTSGYGNYVVMIYNKNNVDYAVMYGHLSSVYVSPGQVVSQGSAIGAMGSTGFSTGPHLHLEILRGINYFPASRYQRLNYVINTKEVISYPGNRW, encoded by the coding sequence TTGAAATCAAAAACTTTTAAGATTATTCTTTCTGCTGCATTGCTTGTAGCTGTTGTGGGAGTTATGTCATATGTAAAGCCTGAACCGGTTCAGGCCTGCGATACTGTTGAAGAGTGTCAGGCGGAGTATGATCGTATCCGTGAAGAGCGGGAAGCGAATCAAAGTAAACTGGCCGGTTATAAAGATGATTACGAAGGAATTATTTCTAAGATTAGTACCTTGAATGATAGTATTACGCAAACTGAAGCGCAAATTTCCGTTATTGAAGCAACAATTGTAGCTTTGCAAACTAAGATTGATGAGTTGCAGGCAAGTATTGATGCAAAGAATGAACTCGTTATGGGGCGGATGGAAGCGATGCAGCTACAAAATAAAGGAAATGTTTACATTGATTTTATTTTAAATGCCAGTTCGCTTGCCGATATGGTTTCGCGAAGTGAGGCGATAACTCAAATCACTCAAGCGGATAAAGATTTGATTCATCAAATCCGTGAACAAAAAGATGAGATTGTTAAATCGCAAGATGAGCAAGTGACGAAGCAAAATGAATTGATTGCTGTTCGCGATGACTTACAGTCACAAAAAGATGAGCAGGACCAACTTCAAATTGCACTTATTGAAAAGATTCATGCTTCGGAAGCATTGGAAGAAGAATTAGCACTTGCTGAAGATACTAGCGCGCAACAGTTGGCAAACATTTCTGGAAAGGTGCCGCCAACTTCAGGTGCATTTGGTTTACCAACTGCAAATGGTATCATTACTGCGGGATATTTAGATCCTGATTATGGCTTTAGCAGTGATCACTTAGGTACTGATATCGCCTGGAATTATGGTAGTGAGATTTATTCAATTGGAACCGGAGTTGTAGCCGAAACAGTTACTGGTTGTGGTGGATGTACCAGTGGGTATGGTAATTATGTAGTTATGATTTATAATAAAAATAATGTTGATTATGCGGTTATGTATGGACACTTAAGTTCAGTTTATGTTTCACCGGGGCAAGTTGTGTCGCAAGGCTCAGCAATCGGTGCGATGGGAAGTACTGGGTTCTCAACCGGACCACATTTACATCTCGAAATCTTACGTGGCATTAATTATTTTCCAGCTAGCCGTTATCAACGGTTGAACTATGTTATTAATACTAAGGAAGTTATTTCCTACCCTGGAAATCGATGGTAG
- a CDS encoding murein hydrolase activator EnvC family protein, whose translation MNKTLKKVGFSLAAILLLSAYINFTPFNLSGVSTVDGACGTTEECNAEIKRLEEEREKKQAEISGYEDTTDGIQNKIFGLQEERDLIDSQITALDNSISAIDGEIKTLEESITKKHEEIRNRMERMQLAIKGNQYLDFLINSESLTDLIRRADAVESITSYDKDLISQISAEKAQVVAFQEQQAEQRKQQESKKTETETLIAEQQQLQADFKAKIAAAQSSASDLELSQGEVQAQIDKLEELRKQQEEEEKNNNNNNNGGGGEENGGGNESGGGGSGVPSGSGWVLPTASGTVTCSYGCYYDHIGTDIGKYGGTNVLAAATGIVVYTAGGCYEGNRSCNGGFGNVIAISHRINGRDYVTVYAHLQSIYVSEWQTVSAGQSIGYMGNTGDSYGTHLHFEVLVDINYMPGSKATRRAHSVDSVRIIPYPNGGSEWSSSW comes from the coding sequence ATGAATAAAACGCTGAAAAAAGTGGGGTTTAGTTTAGCCGCTATTCTACTATTAAGCGCCTATATCAATTTTACACCATTTAATCTTTCTGGGGTAAGCACGGTCGATGGTGCCTGTGGTACAACAGAAGAGTGTAATGCTGAAATTAAACGACTTGAAGAAGAACGTGAAAAAAAGCAAGCCGAGATAAGCGGTTATGAAGATACTACTGATGGTATTCAAAATAAAATATTTGGTTTACAGGAAGAACGCGATCTTATTGATAGCCAGATTACGGCATTGGATAACTCAATTTCTGCTATTGACGGTGAAATAAAAACACTTGAAGAAAGTATAACTAAAAAGCATGAAGAAATCCGTAACCGGATGGAGAGAATGCAATTGGCTATAAAAGGGAATCAGTACTTAGACTTTCTTATTAACTCAGAATCATTAACTGATTTAATTCGACGCGCTGATGCGGTTGAATCAATCACTTCATATGATAAAGATTTAATTAGTCAAATCAGTGCTGAAAAAGCACAAGTTGTTGCTTTCCAGGAACAACAGGCTGAGCAACGGAAACAACAAGAGAGTAAAAAAACAGAGACAGAAACTTTAATTGCTGAACAGCAACAACTTCAAGCTGACTTTAAGGCGAAAATTGCTGCTGCACAATCGTCAGCCTCTGATCTTGAGCTCTCGCAAGGTGAGGTTCAAGCGCAAATTGACAAGTTGGAAGAACTGCGTAAGCAACAAGAAGAAGAGGAAAAAAATAATAACAACAATAATAATGGCGGTGGCGGTGAAGAGAACGGCGGCGGCAACGAAAGTGGCGGCGGTGGCAGCGGTGTTCCATCGGGAAGCGGCTGGGTACTGCCGACTGCTTCGGGTACAGTAACTTGTTCATATGGCTGCTACTACGACCATATCGGAACTGATATTGGTAAGTATGGTGGCACTAACGTGCTGGCAGCTGCAACCGGTATTGTTGTGTATACTGCTGGCGGTTGTTACGAAGGTAACCGCAGTTGTAATGGTGGTTTCGGGAATGTTATTGCTATTAGCCATCGTATCAATGGTAGAGACTATGTAACTGTGTATGCCCATTTGCAATCAATATATGTAAGCGAATGGCAAACGGTTAGCGCCGGCCAGTCGATTGGTTATATGGGCAATACTGGTGATAGTTATGGAACCCACCTTCATTTTGAAGTATTAGTGGATATTAATTATATGCCTGGTTCAAAGGCAACCCGGCGTGCGCATTCGGTCGATTCGGTGAGAATCATTCCATATCCAAATGGCGGCTCTGAATGGAGCAGTAGCTGGTAA